One segment of Chlorocebus sabaeus isolate Y175 chromosome 24, mChlSab1.0.hap1, whole genome shotgun sequence DNA contains the following:
- the CHMP4A gene encoding charged multivesicular body protein 4a isoform X1, producing MSGLGKLFGKGKKEKGPTSEEAIQKLKETEKILIKKQEFLEQKIQQELQTAKKYGTKNKRAALQALRRKKRFEQQLAQTDGTLSTLEFQREAIENATTNAEVLRTMELAAQGMKKAYQDMDIDKVDELMTDITEQQEVAQQISDAISRPMGFGDDVDEDELLEELELLEQEELAQELLSVGDKEEEPPVKLPSVPSTHLPAEPAPKADEDEEALKQLAEWVS from the exons ATGAGTGGTCTCGGCAAGCTCTTCGGGAAGG GTAAGAAGGAGAAAGGGCCAACCTCTGAAGAAGCAATACagaaactgaaggagacagagaagataCTGATCAAGAAACAGGAATTTTTGGAGCAGAAGATTCAACAGGAGCTACAAACAGCCAAGAAGTATGGGACCAAGAATAAGAGAG CTGCCCTACAGGCTTTGCGGAGGAAGAAAAGATTCGAACAGCAGCTGGCACAAACTGATGGGACATTATCCACCCTGGAGTTTCAGCGTGAGGCCATTGAGAATGCCACCACCAATGCAGAAGTCCTTCGTACCATGGAGCTTGCTGCCCAAGGCATGAAGAAAGCCTACCAGGACAT GGACATTGACAAGGTAGATGAACTGATGACTGACATCACAGAACAACAGGAGGTGGCCCAGCAGATCTCAGATGCCATTTCTCGGCCTATGGGCTTTGGAGATGATGTGGATGAG GATGAACTGCTGGAGGAGCTAGAGTTGCTGGAACAGGAGGAATTGGCCCAGGAGTTGTTAAGTGTGGGCGACAAGGAGGAAGAACCCCCAGTCAAATTGCCTAGTGTACCTTCTACTCATCTGCCGGCAGAGCCAG CTCCCAAAGCGGATGAAGATGAAGAAGCACTAAAGCAGTTGGCTGAGTGGGTATCCTGA
- the MDP1 gene encoding magnesium-dependent phosphatase 1 isoform X3, whose amino-acid sequence MARLPKLAVFDLDYTLWPFWVDTHVDPPFHKSSDGTVRDRRGQDVRLYPEVPEVLKRLQSLGVPGAAASRTSETEGANQLLELFDLIRYFVHREIYPGSKVTHFERLQQKTGIPFSQMIFFDDERRNIVDVSKLGTE is encoded by the exons ATGGCGCGGCTACCGAAGCTGGCAGTCTTTGATTTGG aTTACACTCTCTGGCCTTTCTGGGTCGACACGCACGTGGACCCTCCGTTCCATAAGAGCAG TGATGGAACTGTACGAGATAGGCGGGGCCAAGACGTCCGACTGTACCCAGAGGTGCCTGAGGTCCTAAAACGATTGCAGAGTCTTGGGGTGCCCGGTGCCGCTGCTTCAAG GACAAGTGAGACAGAAGGGGCCAACCAGCTACTGGAGCTCTTTGACCTCATCAGGTACTTTGTTCATCGGGAAATCTATCCAGGCAGCAAAGTCACACACTTTGAGAG GTTGCAGCAGAAGACTGGAATTCCTTTCTCCCAGATGATCTTCTTCGATGATGAGAGGCGGAATATTGTAGACGTCAGCAAACTGGGTACTGAGTGA
- the NEDD8 gene encoding ubiquitin-like protein NEDD8: MLIKVKTLTGKEIEIDIEPTDKVERIKERVEEKEGIPPQQQRLIYSGKQMNDEKTAADYKILGGSVLHLVLALRGGGGLRQ, translated from the exons ACGCTGACCGGAAAGGAGATTGAGATTGACATTGAACCTACAGACAAG GTGGAGCGGATCAAGGAGCGtgtggaggagaaagagggaatcccccCACAACAGCAGAGGCTCATCTACAGTGGCAAACAGAT GAATGATGAGAAGACAGCAGCTGATTACAAGATTTTAGGTGGTTCAGTTCTTCACCTGGTGTTGGCTCTGAGAGGAGGAGGTGGTCTTAGGCAGTGA
- the TM9SF1 gene encoding transmembrane 9 superfamily member 1 isoform X2 — protein sequence MAESLYEIRFRENVEKRILCHMQLSSAQVEQLRQAIEELYYFEFVVDDLPIRGFVGYMEESGFLPHSHKIGLWTHLDFHLEFHGDRIIFANVSVRDVKPHSLDGLRPDEFLGLTHTYSVRWSETSVERRSDRRRGDDGGFFPRTLEIHWLSIINSMVLVFLLVGFVAVILMRVLRNDLARYNLDEETTSAGSGDDFDQGDNGWKIIHTDVFRFPPYRGLLCAVLGVGAQFLALGTGIIVMALLGMFNVHRHGAINSAAILLYALTCCISGYVSSHFYRQIGGERWVWNIILTTSLFSVPFFLTWSVVNSVHWANGSTQALPATTILLLLTVWLLVGFPLTVIGGIFGKNNASPFDAPCRTKNIAREIPPQPWYKSTVIHMTVGGFLPFSAISVELYYIFATVWGREQYTLYGILFFVFAILLSVGACISIALTYFQLSGEDYRWWWRSVLSVGSTGLFIFLYSVFYYARRSNMSGAVQTVEFFGYSLLTGYVFFLMLGTISFFSSLKFIRYIYVNLKMD from the exons ATGGCTGAGTCTTTGTATGAGATCCGCTTTCGGGAAAACGTGGAGAAGAGAATTCTGTGCCACATGCAGCTCAGTTCTGCACAG GTGGAGCAGCTGCGCCAGGCCATCGAAGAACTGTACTACTTTGAATTTGTGGTAGATGACTTGCCAATCCGGGGCTTTGTGGGCTACATGGAGGAGAGCGGCTTCTTGCCACACAGCCACAAGATAGGACTCTGGACCCATTTGGACTTCCACCTAGAATTTCATGGAGACCGAATTATATTTGCCAATGTTTCAGTGCGGGACGTCAAGCCCCACAGCTTGGATGGGTTACGACCTGATGAGTTCCTAGGCCTTACCCACACTTATAGCGTGCGCTGGTCTGAGACTTCAGTAGAGCGTCGGAGTGACAGGCGccgtggtgatgatggtggtttCTTTCCTCGAACACTGGAAATCCATTGGTTGTCCATCATCAACTCCATGGTGCTTGTGTTTTTACTGGTGGGTTTTGTGGCTGTCATTCTAATGCGTGTGCTTCGGAATGACCTGGCTCGGTACAACTTAGATGAGGAGACCACCTCTGCAGGTTCTGGTGATGACTTTGACCAGGGTGACAATGGCTGGAAAATTATCCATACAGATGTCTTCCGCTTCCCCCCATACCGTGGTCTGCTCTGTGCTGTGCTTGGCGTGGGCGCCCAGTTCCTGGCCCTTGGCACTG GCATTATTGTCATGGCACTGCTAGGCATGTTCAATGTGCACCGTCATGGGGCCATTAACTCGGCAGCCATCTTGTTGTATGCCCTGACCTGCTGCATCTCTGGCTACGTGTCCAGCCACTTCTACCGGCAGATTGGAGGCGAGCGTTGGGTGTGGAACATCATTCTCACCACCAGTCTCTTCTCTG TGCCTTTCTTCCTGACGTGGAGTGTGGTGAACTCAGTGCACTGGGCCAATGGTTCGACACAGGCTCTGCCAGCCACAACCATCCTGCTGCTTCTGACGGTTTGGCTGCTGGTGGGCTTTCCCCTCACTGTCATTGGAGGCATCTTCGGGAAGAACAACGCCAGCCCCTTTGATGCACCCTGTCGCACCAAGAACATCGCCCGGGAGATTCCACCCCAGCCCTGGTACAAGTCTACTGTCATCCACATGACGGTTGGAGGCTTCCTGCCTTTCAG TGCCATCTCTGTGGAGCTGTACTACATCTTTGCCACAGTATGGGGTCGGGAGCAGTATACTTTGTACGGCATCCTCTTCTTTGTCTTCGCCATCCTGCTGAGTGTGGGGGCTTGCATCTCCATTGCACTCACCTACTTCCAGTTGTCTGGGGAGGATTACCGCTGGTGGTGGCGATCTGTGCTGAGTGTTGGCTCCACTGGCCTCTTCATCTTCCTCTACTCAGTTTTCTATTATGCCCGGCGCTCCAACATGTCTGGGGCAGTACAGACAGTAGAGTTCTTTGGCTACTCCTTACTCACTGGTTATGTCTTCTTCCTCATGCTGGGCAccatctcctttttttcttccctaaagTTCATCCGGTATATCTATGTTAACCTCAAGATGGACTGA
- the MDP1 gene encoding magnesium-dependent phosphatase 1 isoform X4, giving the protein MARLPKLAVFDLDYTLWPFWVDTHVDPPFHKSSDGTVRDRRGQDVRLYPEVPEVLKRLQSLGVPGAAASRTSETEGANQLLELFDLIRCYLHSYPEWNESSNSKSRVRDICKGPNWALRSSLEESPFEA; this is encoded by the exons ATGGCGCGGCTACCGAAGCTGGCAGTCTTTGATTTGG aTTACACTCTCTGGCCTTTCTGGGTCGACACGCACGTGGACCCTCCGTTCCATAAGAGCAG TGATGGAACTGTACGAGATAGGCGGGGCCAAGACGTCCGACTGTACCCAGAGGTGCCTGAGGTCCTAAAACGATTGCAGAGTCTTGGGGTGCCCGGTGCCGCTGCTTCAAG GACAAGTGAGACAGAAGGGGCCAACCAGCTACTGGAGCTCTTTGACCTCATCAG GTGTTACCTGCATTCATATCCAGAATGGAATGAATCTTCAAACTCTAAGTCAAGGGTTAGAGACATTTGCAAAGGCCCAAACTGGGCCTTGAGGTCCAGCCTTGAGGAAAGCCCATTTGAGGCCTAA
- the CHMP4A gene encoding charged multivesicular body protein 4a isoform X2 → MSGLGKLFGKGKKEKGPTSEEAIQKLKETEKILIKKQEFLEQKIQQELQTAKKYGTKNKRAALQALRRKKRFEQQLAQTDGTLSTLEFQREAIENATTNAEVLRTMELAAQGMKKAYQDMDIDKVDELMTDITEQQEVAQQISDAISRPMGFGDDVDEDELLEELELLEQEELAQELLSVGDKEEEPPVKLPSVPSTHLPAEPAPKADEDEEALKQLADCSETTMGEGHQEHTQERG, encoded by the exons ATGAGTGGTCTCGGCAAGCTCTTCGGGAAGG GTAAGAAGGAGAAAGGGCCAACCTCTGAAGAAGCAATACagaaactgaaggagacagagaagataCTGATCAAGAAACAGGAATTTTTGGAGCAGAAGATTCAACAGGAGCTACAAACAGCCAAGAAGTATGGGACCAAGAATAAGAGAG CTGCCCTACAGGCTTTGCGGAGGAAGAAAAGATTCGAACAGCAGCTGGCACAAACTGATGGGACATTATCCACCCTGGAGTTTCAGCGTGAGGCCATTGAGAATGCCACCACCAATGCAGAAGTCCTTCGTACCATGGAGCTTGCTGCCCAAGGCATGAAGAAAGCCTACCAGGACAT GGACATTGACAAGGTAGATGAACTGATGACTGACATCACAGAACAACAGGAGGTGGCCCAGCAGATCTCAGATGCCATTTCTCGGCCTATGGGCTTTGGAGATGATGTGGATGAG GATGAACTGCTGGAGGAGCTAGAGTTGCTGGAACAGGAGGAATTGGCCCAGGAGTTGTTAAGTGTGGGCGACAAGGAGGAAGAACCCCCAGTCAAATTGCCTAGTGTACCTTCTACTCATCTGCCGGCAGAGCCAG CTCCCAAAGCGGATGAAGATGAAGAAGCACTAAAGCAGTTGGCTGA CTGCAGTGAAACAACAATGGGAGAGGGGCATCAAGAACATACACAAGAACGTGGCTGA
- the MDP1 gene encoding magnesium-dependent phosphatase 1 isoform X2 — protein MARLPKLAVFDLGEGREGEFHYTLWPFWVDTHVDPPFHKSSDGTVRDRRGQDVRLYPEVPEVLKRLQSLGVPGAAASRTSETEGANQLLELFDLIRYFVHREIYPGSKVTHFERLQQKTGIPFSQMIFFDDERRNIVDVSKLGTE, from the exons ATGGCGCGGCTACCGAAGCTGGCAGTCTTTGATTTGGGTGAGGGACGGGAAGGAGAATTTC aTTACACTCTCTGGCCTTTCTGGGTCGACACGCACGTGGACCCTCCGTTCCATAAGAGCAG TGATGGAACTGTACGAGATAGGCGGGGCCAAGACGTCCGACTGTACCCAGAGGTGCCTGAGGTCCTAAAACGATTGCAGAGTCTTGGGGTGCCCGGTGCCGCTGCTTCAAG GACAAGTGAGACAGAAGGGGCCAACCAGCTACTGGAGCTCTTTGACCTCATCAGGTACTTTGTTCATCGGGAAATCTATCCAGGCAGCAAAGTCACACACTTTGAGAG GTTGCAGCAGAAGACTGGAATTCCTTTCTCCCAGATGATCTTCTTCGATGATGAGAGGCGGAATATTGTAGACGTCAGCAAACTGGGTACTGAGTGA
- the CHMP4A gene encoding charged multivesicular body protein 4a isoform X3: MSGLGKLFGKGKKEKGPTSEEAIQKLKETEKILIKKQEFLEQKIQQELQTAKKYGTKNKRAALQALRRKKRFEQQLAQTDGTLSTLEFQREAIENATTNAEVLRTMELAAQGMKKAYQDMDIDKVDELMTDITEQQEVAQQISDAISRPMGFGDDVDEDELLEELELLEQEELAQELLSVGDKEEEPPVKLPSVPSTHLPAEPAAVKQQWERGIKNIHKNVAEMMECGI, encoded by the exons ATGAGTGGTCTCGGCAAGCTCTTCGGGAAGG GTAAGAAGGAGAAAGGGCCAACCTCTGAAGAAGCAATACagaaactgaaggagacagagaagataCTGATCAAGAAACAGGAATTTTTGGAGCAGAAGATTCAACAGGAGCTACAAACAGCCAAGAAGTATGGGACCAAGAATAAGAGAG CTGCCCTACAGGCTTTGCGGAGGAAGAAAAGATTCGAACAGCAGCTGGCACAAACTGATGGGACATTATCCACCCTGGAGTTTCAGCGTGAGGCCATTGAGAATGCCACCACCAATGCAGAAGTCCTTCGTACCATGGAGCTTGCTGCCCAAGGCATGAAGAAAGCCTACCAGGACAT GGACATTGACAAGGTAGATGAACTGATGACTGACATCACAGAACAACAGGAGGTGGCCCAGCAGATCTCAGATGCCATTTCTCGGCCTATGGGCTTTGGAGATGATGTGGATGAG GATGAACTGCTGGAGGAGCTAGAGTTGCTGGAACAGGAGGAATTGGCCCAGGAGTTGTTAAGTGTGGGCGACAAGGAGGAAGAACCCCCAGTCAAATTGCCTAGTGTACCTTCTACTCATCTGCCGGCAGAGCCAG CTGCAGTGAAACAACAATGGGAGAGGGGCATCAAGAACATACACAAGAACGTGGCTGAAATGATGGAATGCGGAATCTAA
- the MDP1 gene encoding magnesium-dependent phosphatase 1 isoform X1 → MARLPKLAVFDLDYTLWPFWVDTHVDPPFHKSSDGTVRDRRGQDVRLYPEVPEVLKRLQSLGVPGAAASRTSETEGANQLLELFDLIRYFVHREIYPGSKVTHFERLQQKTGIPFSQMIFFDDERRNIVDVSKLGVTCIHIQNGMNLQTLSQGLETFAKAQTGP, encoded by the exons ATGGCGCGGCTACCGAAGCTGGCAGTCTTTGATTTGG aTTACACTCTCTGGCCTTTCTGGGTCGACACGCACGTGGACCCTCCGTTCCATAAGAGCAG TGATGGAACTGTACGAGATAGGCGGGGCCAAGACGTCCGACTGTACCCAGAGGTGCCTGAGGTCCTAAAACGATTGCAGAGTCTTGGGGTGCCCGGTGCCGCTGCTTCAAG GACAAGTGAGACAGAAGGGGCCAACCAGCTACTGGAGCTCTTTGACCTCATCAGGTACTTTGTTCATCGGGAAATCTATCCAGGCAGCAAAGTCACACACTTTGAGAG GTTGCAGCAGAAGACTGGAATTCCTTTCTCCCAGATGATCTTCTTCGATGATGAGAGGCGGAATATTGTAGACGTCAGCAAACTGG GTGTTACCTGCATTCATATCCAGAATGGAATGAATCTTCAAACTCTAAGTCAAGGGTTAGAGACATTTGCAAAGGCCCAAACTGGGCCTTGA
- the TM9SF1 gene encoding transmembrane 9 superfamily member 1 isoform X1 translates to MTVIGNPRSWSCQWLPILILLLGTGHGPGVEGVTHYKAGDPVILYVNKVGPYHNPQETYHYYQLPVCCPEKIRHKSLSLGEVLDGDRMAESLYEIRFRENVEKRILCHMQLSSAQVEQLRQAIEELYYFEFVVDDLPIRGFVGYMEESGFLPHSHKIGLWTHLDFHLEFHGDRIIFANVSVRDVKPHSLDGLRPDEFLGLTHTYSVRWSETSVERRSDRRRGDDGGFFPRTLEIHWLSIINSMVLVFLLVGFVAVILMRVLRNDLARYNLDEETTSAGSGDDFDQGDNGWKIIHTDVFRFPPYRGLLCAVLGVGAQFLALGTGIIVMALLGMFNVHRHGAINSAAILLYALTCCISGYVSSHFYRQIGGERWVWNIILTTSLFSVPFFLTWSVVNSVHWANGSTQALPATTILLLLTVWLLVGFPLTVIGGIFGKNNASPFDAPCRTKNIAREIPPQPWYKSTVIHMTVGGFLPFSAISVELYYIFATVWGREQYTLYGILFFVFAILLSVGACISIALTYFQLSGEDYRWWWRSVLSVGSTGLFIFLYSVFYYARRSNMSGAVQTVEFFGYSLLTGYVFFLMLGTISFFSSLKFIRYIYVNLKMD, encoded by the exons ATGACAGTCATAGGGAACCCTCGAAGTTGGAGCTGCCAGTGGTTGCCAATCCTGATACTGTTGCTGGGCACAGGCCATGGGCCAGGGGTGGAAGGCGTGACACACTACAAGGCCGGCGACCCTGTTATTCTATATGTCAACAAAGTGGGACCCTACCATaaccctcaggaaacttaccactACTATCAGCTTCCAGTTTGCTGCCCTGAGAAGATACGTCACAAAAGCCTTAGCCTGGGTGAAGTGCTGGATGGGGACCGAATGGCTGAGTCTTTGTATGAGATCCGCTTTCGGGAAAACGTGGAGAAGAGAATTCTGTGCCACATGCAGCTCAGTTCTGCACAG GTGGAGCAGCTGCGCCAGGCCATCGAAGAACTGTACTACTTTGAATTTGTGGTAGATGACTTGCCAATCCGGGGCTTTGTGGGCTACATGGAGGAGAGCGGCTTCTTGCCACACAGCCACAAGATAGGACTCTGGACCCATTTGGACTTCCACCTAGAATTTCATGGAGACCGAATTATATTTGCCAATGTTTCAGTGCGGGACGTCAAGCCCCACAGCTTGGATGGGTTACGACCTGATGAGTTCCTAGGCCTTACCCACACTTATAGCGTGCGCTGGTCTGAGACTTCAGTAGAGCGTCGGAGTGACAGGCGccgtggtgatgatggtggtttCTTTCCTCGAACACTGGAAATCCATTGGTTGTCCATCATCAACTCCATGGTGCTTGTGTTTTTACTGGTGGGTTTTGTGGCTGTCATTCTAATGCGTGTGCTTCGGAATGACCTGGCTCGGTACAACTTAGATGAGGAGACCACCTCTGCAGGTTCTGGTGATGACTTTGACCAGGGTGACAATGGCTGGAAAATTATCCATACAGATGTCTTCCGCTTCCCCCCATACCGTGGTCTGCTCTGTGCTGTGCTTGGCGTGGGCGCCCAGTTCCTGGCCCTTGGCACTG GCATTATTGTCATGGCACTGCTAGGCATGTTCAATGTGCACCGTCATGGGGCCATTAACTCGGCAGCCATCTTGTTGTATGCCCTGACCTGCTGCATCTCTGGCTACGTGTCCAGCCACTTCTACCGGCAGATTGGAGGCGAGCGTTGGGTGTGGAACATCATTCTCACCACCAGTCTCTTCTCTG TGCCTTTCTTCCTGACGTGGAGTGTGGTGAACTCAGTGCACTGGGCCAATGGTTCGACACAGGCTCTGCCAGCCACAACCATCCTGCTGCTTCTGACGGTTTGGCTGCTGGTGGGCTTTCCCCTCACTGTCATTGGAGGCATCTTCGGGAAGAACAACGCCAGCCCCTTTGATGCACCCTGTCGCACCAAGAACATCGCCCGGGAGATTCCACCCCAGCCCTGGTACAAGTCTACTGTCATCCACATGACGGTTGGAGGCTTCCTGCCTTTCAG TGCCATCTCTGTGGAGCTGTACTACATCTTTGCCACAGTATGGGGTCGGGAGCAGTATACTTTGTACGGCATCCTCTTCTTTGTCTTCGCCATCCTGCTGAGTGTGGGGGCTTGCATCTCCATTGCACTCACCTACTTCCAGTTGTCTGGGGAGGATTACCGCTGGTGGTGGCGATCTGTGCTGAGTGTTGGCTCCACTGGCCTCTTCATCTTCCTCTACTCAGTTTTCTATTATGCCCGGCGCTCCAACATGTCTGGGGCAGTACAGACAGTAGAGTTCTTTGGCTACTCCTTACTCACTGGTTATGTCTTCTTCCTCATGCTGGGCAccatctcctttttttcttccctaaagTTCATCCGGTATATCTATGTTAACCTCAAGATGGACTGA
- the TSSK4 gene encoding testis-specific serine/threonine-protein kinase 4 produces MGKGDVVEAAPTTTAYHSIMDEYGYEVGKVIGNGSYGTVYEAFYTKQKVMVAVKIISKKKASDDYLNKFLPREIQVMKVLRHKYLINFYQAIETTSRVYIILELAQGGDVLEWIQRYGACSEPLAGKWFSQLTLGIAYLHSKSIVHRLMPSLSAAGRDLKLENLLLDKRENVKISDFGFAKMVPSNQPVGRSSSYRQVNCFSHLSQTYCGSFAYACPEILLGLPYNPFLSDTWSMGVILYTLMVAHLPFDDTNLKKLLRETQKEVTFPANHTISQECKNLILQMLHQATKRATILDIIKDPWVLKFQHEQPTHEIRLLETMCQLHNTTKHHQSLEITT; encoded by the exons ATGGGGAAGGGAGATGTCGTAGAGGCAGCACCAACCACCACAGCCTACCACTCCATCATGGATGAATATGGTTATGAGGTGGGCAAGGTCATTGGCAATGGCTCCTATGGGACAGTATATGAGGCTTTCTACACAAAGCAGAAGGTCATGGTGGCAGTCAAGATCATATCAAAGAAGAAGGCCTCTGATGACTATCTTAACAAGTTCCTGCCCCGTGAGATACAG GTAATGAAAGTCTTGCGGCACAAGTACCTCATCAACTTCTATCAGGCCATTGAGACCACATCTCGAGTATACATCATTCTGGAGCTGGCTCAGGGTGGTGACGTCCTTGAATGGATCCAGCGCTACGGGGCCTGCTCTGAGCCCCTTGCTGGCAAGTGGTTCTCCCAGCTGACCCTGGGCATTGCCTACCTGCACAGCAAGAGCATCGTGCACCG CCTGATGCCCAGCCTTTCTGCTGCTGGTAGGGACTTAAAGTTGGAGAATCTGTTGCTGGACAAGCGGGAGAATGTGAAGATATCAGACTTTGGCTTCGCCAAGATGGTGCCTTCTAACCAGCCTGTGGGTCGTAGCTCTTCTTACCGCCAAGTGAACTgcttttcccacctcagccagaCTTACTGTGGCAGCTTTGCTTATGCTTGCCCGGAGATCTTACTAGGCTTGCCCTACAACCCTTTCCTGTCTGACACCTGGAGCATGGGCGTCATCCTTTACACTCTAATGGTCGCCCATCTGCCCTTTGATGACACCAATCTGAAAAAGCTGCTGAGAGAGACTCAGAAGGAGGTCACTTTCCCAGCTAACCATACCATCTCCCAGGAGTGCAAG AACCTGATCCTCCAGATGCTACACCAAGCCACTAAGCGTgccaccattctggacatcatcAAAGATCCCTGGGTGCTCAAGTTCCAGCATGAACAACCCACCCATGAGATCAGGCTGCTAGAGACCATGTGCCAGCTCCACAATACCACTAAACATCACCAATCCTTGGAAATTACGACCTGA